In Cottoperca gobio chromosome 1, fCotGob3.1, whole genome shotgun sequence, a genomic segment contains:
- the LOC115006662 gene encoding amyloid-beta A4 precursor protein-binding family B member 2-like isoform X3 has protein sequence MTDLLTGDLSCAAMMSVDVTNRNGPTATPPTSLSLRSSHNQLLSSDVIKQGSATPPKCRKKYALTNIQTAMGLGEAAPSPSSPSSPSQSSTPNNPKLAKNGVNQLRKAGQDHNKNPTGPDSTDLESETTPDDLNVNTVEENDSHTLANNDREDDVIEQDVELNSDTSADAEPEQKTESDIDCDINTAVELKLNGNTTDLDFDLNIETEESDDISILSEKEMMSKMKIEEDGDEVVVEEQEDEEKKPLLMIQRESPVKNHKVSSGLELISDLHSNLKLLKSGKDSPVPPPPSPPKQASPEDTPLLSVASGSSSSSSSPETKKDRRTGAKTDCALNRIQNLNPSDEELSWTTLSQESNSPEETDIWSEQSFQTDPDLPPGWKKITDISGIYYWHIPTGTTQWERPATRPAPPGETESQALGDHTASTPRKHSLGSLSPSPTPDHESCQAEIFFRASTRSGSTTSDSSVEPLSTHEPTLTTCGFVNSCYFPRSTSLQGMPDPEFRSQHLEDEDKKQVWSNFGGKIDSELWKDLQAATLNSDPSLKEFEGATLRYASLKLRNRPSLEEEESSNANSVNPETKCFAVRSLGWVEMAEDDLAPGKSSVAVNNCIRQLSYCKNDIRDTVGIWGEGKDMYLVLENNMLNLVDPLDRSVLHSQPIASIRVWGVGRDNGRDFAYVARDKNTRILKCHVFRCDTPAKAIATSLHEICSRIMTERKNAKAMAGSLHDRMQAGLDLPLQAEFPTPKTELVQKFQVLYLGMLPVARPIGSAPGMDILNGAIDSLMGSSNREDWTPVALNVADATVTISKAKDEGEVLVECRVRFLSFMGVGRNVHTFAFVMDAGSHRFDCHVFWCEPNAGNVSEAVQAACMLRYQKCLVARPPTQKACGSSPPGDSVSRRVSTSVKRGVLSLIDTLKQKRPVTELPQ, from the exons ATGACTGACCTCCTGACAG GTGATCTGTCTTGTGCCGCGATGATGTCGGTAGATGTGACCAATCGCAATGGCCCGACTGCCACGCCTCCCACCTCACTCAGCCTTCGCTCCTCACACAACCAGCTGCTGAGCAGTGATGTCATCAAACAAGGCTCCGCTACACCGCCCAAGTGTCGCAAAAAGTATGCACTTACCAATATCCAGACTGCCATGGGCCTCGGCGAAGCAGCGCCATCTCCATCATCACCGTCATCACCATCACAGTCTTCAACACCCAACAATCCTAAACTAGCAAAGAACGGAGTGAACCAGCTTCGTAAAGCAGGTCAAGATCACAACAAAAACCCAACCGGCCCTGACTCGACGGACCTGGAGTCCGAAACTACACCAGATGACCTCAATGTCAACACAGTTGAGGAGAATGACAGTCACACTCTCGCCAATAATGATCGAGAGGATGATGTCATTGAGCAAGACGTTGAACTGAACTCAGACACTAGCGCTGACGCAGAGCCCGAGCAAAAAACTGAATCAGACATAGACTGTGACATTAACACAGCCGTGGAGCTCAAACTGAACGGCAACACGACAGATTTAGACTTTGACTTGAACATTGAGACAGAGGAGAGCGATGACATCAGCATTCTGTCGGAAAAGGAAATGATGTCGAAGATGAAGATTGAGGAAGACGGAGATGAGGTGGtagtggaggagcaggaggatgaggagaagaagcCTTTACTGATGATACAAAGGGAGTCCCCTGTGAAGAACCACAAAGTGTCTTCAGGCCTGGAGCTCATCTCTGACCTCCACTCCAACCTCAAGCTCCTCAAATCAGGCAAGGACTCTCCGgtgcctcctcctccctccccaccTAAGCAAGCCAGCCCAGAGGACACGCCCCTGCTCTCTGTGGCCTCCggctcctcgtcttcctcctcgtctccaGAGACGAAGAAGGACAGAAGGACGGGGGCAAAGACAGACTGTGCTTTGAACCGCATCCAGAATCTGAACCCCAGTGACGAAGAGTTGAGTTGGACCACACTGTCCCAGGAGAGCAACTCCCCAGAggagacag ATATCTGGAGTGAGCAGTCATTCCAGACGGACCCTGACCTGCCTCCAGGATGGAAGAAGATCACAGACATATCCGGTATCTACTACTGGCACATTCCTACAGGCACCACCCAGTGGGAGAGGCCTGCCACCCGCCCAGCACCCCCTGGAGAGACAGAGTCCCAGGCCCTGGGCGACCACACAGCCTCCACACCACGTAAACACTCCCTGGGCTCACTCAGCCCCTCACCCACTCCTGACCACGAG tCGTGCCAGGCAGAGATCTTCTTCAGAGCGTCAACCCGTTCAGGCAGCACCACCTCTGACAGCTCAGTGGAGCCTCTCTCCACTCACGAGCCCACCCTCACCACATGTGGGTTTGTCAACAGCTGCTACTTT ccTCGTTCCACCTCTCTACAGGGGATGCCTGATCCGGAGTTTCGTTCTCAGCATCTCGAAGATGAGGACAAG AAACAGGTGTGGAGTAATTTTGGCGGAAAGATTGATAGTGAATTGTGGAAG GACCTGCAGGCAGCCACgttgaactctgaccccagCCTGAAGGAGTTTGAGGGTGCTACGCTTCGTTACGCATCACTCAAGCTGAG gaacCGTCCATCACTGGAAGAAGAAGAGTCCAGCAATGCCAACAGTGTTAACCCAGAAACAAAG TGCTTTGCAGTGCGATCTCTGGGATGGGTGGAAATGGCTGAGGACGACTTGGCTCCTGGAAAGAGCAGCGTTGCTGTTAACAACTGCATCCGACAGCTTTCCTACTGCAAGAATGACATCCGAGACACTGTCGGCATCTGGGGAGAG ggGAAGGACATGTACCTGGTGCTGGAGAATAATATGTTGAACCTGGTCGACCCCCTGGACCGCAGTGTGCTTCACTCTCAACCAATCGCAAGTATCCGGGTCTGGGGTGTTGGCCGGGACAATGGCAG GGACTTTGCATATGTGGCGCGGGATAAAAACACCAGGATCCTGAAATGTCATGTGTTCCGCTGTGACACGCCAGCCAAAGCCATCGCCACCAGCCTGCATGAGATCTGCTCTCGG ATAATGACTGAGCGAAAGAATGCCAAAGCGATGGCGGGCTCTCTCCACGACAGGATGCAGGCAGGACTCGATCTCCCTTTACAAG CAGAGTTCCCCACACCAAAGACGGAGCTGGTTCAGAAGTTTCAGGTGCTCTACCTCGGGATGCTGCCGGTGGCCAGACCAATAG gcTCTGCTCCAGGCATGGACATACTGAACGGAGCTATAGACAGTCTGATGGGGTCCTCCAACAGAGAGGACTGGACTCCGGTCGCCCTCAACGTAGCAGACGCTACTGTCACCATCAGCAAAGCGAAG GACGAAGGAGAAGTGCTGGTGGAGTGTCGTGTTCGATTCCTGTCTTTCATGGGCGTCGGGCGGAATGTGCACACGTTTGCCTTCGTCATGGACGCTGGCAGCCATCGCTTTGACTGTCACGTCTTCTGGTGTGAGCCCAACGCTGGGAATGTGTCGGAGGCTGTACAGGCCGCTTGTATG CTGCGTTATCAGAAGTGTTTGGTGGCTCGACCCCCCACCCAGAAGGCCTGCGGCTCGTCGCCCCCCGGCGACTCGGTGTCCCGTCGGGTCTCGACCAGCGTGAAGAGAGGCGTCCTGTCTCTCATCGACACCCTCAAACAAAAGAGACCCGTCACAGAGTTGCCTCAGTGA
- the LOC115006662 gene encoding amyloid-beta A4 precursor protein-binding family B member 2-like isoform X1 — protein MTDLLTGDLSCAAMMSVDVTNRNGPTATPPTSLSLRSSHNQLLSSDVIKQGSATPPKCRKKYALTNIQTAMGLGEAAPSPSSPSSPSQSSTPNNPKLAKNGVNQLRKAGQDHNKNPTGPDSTDLESETTPDDLNVNTVEENDSHTLANNDREDDVIEQDVELNSDTSADAEPEQKTESDIDCDINTAVELKLNGNTTDLDFDLNIETEESDDISILSEKEMMSKMKIEEDGDEVVVEEQEDEEKKPLLMIQRESPVKNHKVSSGLELISDLHSNLKLLKSGKDSPVPPPPSPPKQASPEDTPLLSVASGSSSSSSSPETKKDRRTGAKTDCALNRIQNLNPSDEELSWTTLSQESNSPEETDIWSEQSFQTDPDLPPGWKKITDISGIYYWHIPTGTTQWERPATRPAPPGETESQALGDHTASTPRKHSLGSLSPSPTPDHESCQAEIFFRASTRSGSTTSDSSVEPLSTHEPTLTTCGFVNSCYFPRSTSLQGMPDPEFRSQHLEDEDKKQVWSNFGGKIDSELWKDLQAATLNSDPSLKEFEGATLRYASLKLRNRPSLEEEESSNANSVNPETKCFAVRSLGWVEMAEDDLAPGKSSVAVNNCIRQLSYCKNDIRDTVGIWGEGKDMYLVLENNMLNLVDPLDRSVLHSQPIASIRVWGVGRDNGRERDFAYVARDKNTRILKCHVFRCDTPAKAIATSLHEICSRIMTERKNAKAMAGSLHDRMQAGLDLPLQAEFPTPKTELVQKFQVLYLGMLPVARPIGSAPGMDILNGAIDSLMGSSNREDWTPVALNVADATVTISKAKDEGEVLVECRVRFLSFMGVGRNVHTFAFVMDAGSHRFDCHVFWCEPNAGNVSEAVQAACMLRYQKCLVARPPTQKACGSSPPGDSVSRRVSTSVKRGVLSLIDTLKQKRPVTELPQ, from the exons ATGACTGACCTCCTGACAG GTGATCTGTCTTGTGCCGCGATGATGTCGGTAGATGTGACCAATCGCAATGGCCCGACTGCCACGCCTCCCACCTCACTCAGCCTTCGCTCCTCACACAACCAGCTGCTGAGCAGTGATGTCATCAAACAAGGCTCCGCTACACCGCCCAAGTGTCGCAAAAAGTATGCACTTACCAATATCCAGACTGCCATGGGCCTCGGCGAAGCAGCGCCATCTCCATCATCACCGTCATCACCATCACAGTCTTCAACACCCAACAATCCTAAACTAGCAAAGAACGGAGTGAACCAGCTTCGTAAAGCAGGTCAAGATCACAACAAAAACCCAACCGGCCCTGACTCGACGGACCTGGAGTCCGAAACTACACCAGATGACCTCAATGTCAACACAGTTGAGGAGAATGACAGTCACACTCTCGCCAATAATGATCGAGAGGATGATGTCATTGAGCAAGACGTTGAACTGAACTCAGACACTAGCGCTGACGCAGAGCCCGAGCAAAAAACTGAATCAGACATAGACTGTGACATTAACACAGCCGTGGAGCTCAAACTGAACGGCAACACGACAGATTTAGACTTTGACTTGAACATTGAGACAGAGGAGAGCGATGACATCAGCATTCTGTCGGAAAAGGAAATGATGTCGAAGATGAAGATTGAGGAAGACGGAGATGAGGTGGtagtggaggagcaggaggatgaggagaagaagcCTTTACTGATGATACAAAGGGAGTCCCCTGTGAAGAACCACAAAGTGTCTTCAGGCCTGGAGCTCATCTCTGACCTCCACTCCAACCTCAAGCTCCTCAAATCAGGCAAGGACTCTCCGgtgcctcctcctccctccccaccTAAGCAAGCCAGCCCAGAGGACACGCCCCTGCTCTCTGTGGCCTCCggctcctcgtcttcctcctcgtctccaGAGACGAAGAAGGACAGAAGGACGGGGGCAAAGACAGACTGTGCTTTGAACCGCATCCAGAATCTGAACCCCAGTGACGAAGAGTTGAGTTGGACCACACTGTCCCAGGAGAGCAACTCCCCAGAggagacag ATATCTGGAGTGAGCAGTCATTCCAGACGGACCCTGACCTGCCTCCAGGATGGAAGAAGATCACAGACATATCCGGTATCTACTACTGGCACATTCCTACAGGCACCACCCAGTGGGAGAGGCCTGCCACCCGCCCAGCACCCCCTGGAGAGACAGAGTCCCAGGCCCTGGGCGACCACACAGCCTCCACACCACGTAAACACTCCCTGGGCTCACTCAGCCCCTCACCCACTCCTGACCACGAG tCGTGCCAGGCAGAGATCTTCTTCAGAGCGTCAACCCGTTCAGGCAGCACCACCTCTGACAGCTCAGTGGAGCCTCTCTCCACTCACGAGCCCACCCTCACCACATGTGGGTTTGTCAACAGCTGCTACTTT ccTCGTTCCACCTCTCTACAGGGGATGCCTGATCCGGAGTTTCGTTCTCAGCATCTCGAAGATGAGGACAAG AAACAGGTGTGGAGTAATTTTGGCGGAAAGATTGATAGTGAATTGTGGAAG GACCTGCAGGCAGCCACgttgaactctgaccccagCCTGAAGGAGTTTGAGGGTGCTACGCTTCGTTACGCATCACTCAAGCTGAG gaacCGTCCATCACTGGAAGAAGAAGAGTCCAGCAATGCCAACAGTGTTAACCCAGAAACAAAG TGCTTTGCAGTGCGATCTCTGGGATGGGTGGAAATGGCTGAGGACGACTTGGCTCCTGGAAAGAGCAGCGTTGCTGTTAACAACTGCATCCGACAGCTTTCCTACTGCAAGAATGACATCCGAGACACTGTCGGCATCTGGGGAGAG ggGAAGGACATGTACCTGGTGCTGGAGAATAATATGTTGAACCTGGTCGACCCCCTGGACCGCAGTGTGCTTCACTCTCAACCAATCGCAAGTATCCGGGTCTGGGGTGTTGGCCGGGACAATGGCAG agagag GGACTTTGCATATGTGGCGCGGGATAAAAACACCAGGATCCTGAAATGTCATGTGTTCCGCTGTGACACGCCAGCCAAAGCCATCGCCACCAGCCTGCATGAGATCTGCTCTCGG ATAATGACTGAGCGAAAGAATGCCAAAGCGATGGCGGGCTCTCTCCACGACAGGATGCAGGCAGGACTCGATCTCCCTTTACAAG CAGAGTTCCCCACACCAAAGACGGAGCTGGTTCAGAAGTTTCAGGTGCTCTACCTCGGGATGCTGCCGGTGGCCAGACCAATAG gcTCTGCTCCAGGCATGGACATACTGAACGGAGCTATAGACAGTCTGATGGGGTCCTCCAACAGAGAGGACTGGACTCCGGTCGCCCTCAACGTAGCAGACGCTACTGTCACCATCAGCAAAGCGAAG GACGAAGGAGAAGTGCTGGTGGAGTGTCGTGTTCGATTCCTGTCTTTCATGGGCGTCGGGCGGAATGTGCACACGTTTGCCTTCGTCATGGACGCTGGCAGCCATCGCTTTGACTGTCACGTCTTCTGGTGTGAGCCCAACGCTGGGAATGTGTCGGAGGCTGTACAGGCCGCTTGTATG CTGCGTTATCAGAAGTGTTTGGTGGCTCGACCCCCCACCCAGAAGGCCTGCGGCTCGTCGCCCCCCGGCGACTCGGTGTCCCGTCGGGTCTCGACCAGCGTGAAGAGAGGCGTCCTGTCTCTCATCGACACCCTCAAACAAAAGAGACCCGTCACAGAGTTGCCTCAGTGA
- the LOC115006662 gene encoding amyloid-beta A4 precursor protein-binding family B member 2-like isoform X4, whose product MTDLLTGDLSCAAMMSVDVTNRNGPTATPPTSLSLRSSHNQLLSSDVIKQGSATPPKCRKKYALTNIQTAMGLGEAAPSPSSPSSPSQSSTPNNPKLAKNGVNQLRKAGQDHNKNPTGPDSTDLESETTPDDLNVNTVEENDSHTLANNDREDDVIEQDVELNSDTSADAEPEQKTESDIDCDINTAVELKLNGNTTDLDFDLNIETEESDDISILSEKEMMSKMKIEEDGDEVVVEEQEDEEKKPLLMIQRESPVKNHKVSSGLELISDLHSNLKLLKSGKDSPVPPPPSPPKQASPEDTPLLSVASGSSSSSSSPETKKDRRTGAKTDCALNRIQNLNPSDEELSWTTLSQESNSPEETDIWSEQSFQTDPDLPPGWKKITDISGIYYWHIPTGTTQWERPATRPAPPGETESQALGDHTASTPRKHSLGSLSPSPTPDHESCQAEIFFRASTRSGSTTSDSSVEPLSTHEPTLTTCGFVNSCYFPRSTSLQGMPDPEFRSQHLEDEDKKQVWSNFGGKIDSELWKDLQAATLNSDPSLKEFEGATLRYASLKLRNRPSLEEEESSNANSVNPETKCFAVRSLGWVEMAEDDLAPGKSSVAVNNCIRQLSYCKNDIRDTVGIWGEGKDMYLVLENNMLNLVDPLDRSVLHSQPIASIRVWGVGRDNGRERDFAYVARDKNTRILKCHVFRCDTPAKAIATSLHEICSRIMTERKNAKAMAGSLHDRMQAGLDLPLQAEFPTPKTELVQKFQVLYLGMLPVARPIGMDILNGAIDSLMGSSNREDWTPVALNVADATVTISKAKDEGEVLVECRVRFLSFMGVGRNVHTFAFVMDAGSHRFDCHVFWCEPNAGNVSEAVQAACMLRYQKCLVARPPTQKACGSSPPGDSVSRRVSTSVKRGVLSLIDTLKQKRPVTELPQ is encoded by the exons ATGACTGACCTCCTGACAG GTGATCTGTCTTGTGCCGCGATGATGTCGGTAGATGTGACCAATCGCAATGGCCCGACTGCCACGCCTCCCACCTCACTCAGCCTTCGCTCCTCACACAACCAGCTGCTGAGCAGTGATGTCATCAAACAAGGCTCCGCTACACCGCCCAAGTGTCGCAAAAAGTATGCACTTACCAATATCCAGACTGCCATGGGCCTCGGCGAAGCAGCGCCATCTCCATCATCACCGTCATCACCATCACAGTCTTCAACACCCAACAATCCTAAACTAGCAAAGAACGGAGTGAACCAGCTTCGTAAAGCAGGTCAAGATCACAACAAAAACCCAACCGGCCCTGACTCGACGGACCTGGAGTCCGAAACTACACCAGATGACCTCAATGTCAACACAGTTGAGGAGAATGACAGTCACACTCTCGCCAATAATGATCGAGAGGATGATGTCATTGAGCAAGACGTTGAACTGAACTCAGACACTAGCGCTGACGCAGAGCCCGAGCAAAAAACTGAATCAGACATAGACTGTGACATTAACACAGCCGTGGAGCTCAAACTGAACGGCAACACGACAGATTTAGACTTTGACTTGAACATTGAGACAGAGGAGAGCGATGACATCAGCATTCTGTCGGAAAAGGAAATGATGTCGAAGATGAAGATTGAGGAAGACGGAGATGAGGTGGtagtggaggagcaggaggatgaggagaagaagcCTTTACTGATGATACAAAGGGAGTCCCCTGTGAAGAACCACAAAGTGTCTTCAGGCCTGGAGCTCATCTCTGACCTCCACTCCAACCTCAAGCTCCTCAAATCAGGCAAGGACTCTCCGgtgcctcctcctccctccccaccTAAGCAAGCCAGCCCAGAGGACACGCCCCTGCTCTCTGTGGCCTCCggctcctcgtcttcctcctcgtctccaGAGACGAAGAAGGACAGAAGGACGGGGGCAAAGACAGACTGTGCTTTGAACCGCATCCAGAATCTGAACCCCAGTGACGAAGAGTTGAGTTGGACCACACTGTCCCAGGAGAGCAACTCCCCAGAggagacag ATATCTGGAGTGAGCAGTCATTCCAGACGGACCCTGACCTGCCTCCAGGATGGAAGAAGATCACAGACATATCCGGTATCTACTACTGGCACATTCCTACAGGCACCACCCAGTGGGAGAGGCCTGCCACCCGCCCAGCACCCCCTGGAGAGACAGAGTCCCAGGCCCTGGGCGACCACACAGCCTCCACACCACGTAAACACTCCCTGGGCTCACTCAGCCCCTCACCCACTCCTGACCACGAG tCGTGCCAGGCAGAGATCTTCTTCAGAGCGTCAACCCGTTCAGGCAGCACCACCTCTGACAGCTCAGTGGAGCCTCTCTCCACTCACGAGCCCACCCTCACCACATGTGGGTTTGTCAACAGCTGCTACTTT ccTCGTTCCACCTCTCTACAGGGGATGCCTGATCCGGAGTTTCGTTCTCAGCATCTCGAAGATGAGGACAAG AAACAGGTGTGGAGTAATTTTGGCGGAAAGATTGATAGTGAATTGTGGAAG GACCTGCAGGCAGCCACgttgaactctgaccccagCCTGAAGGAGTTTGAGGGTGCTACGCTTCGTTACGCATCACTCAAGCTGAG gaacCGTCCATCACTGGAAGAAGAAGAGTCCAGCAATGCCAACAGTGTTAACCCAGAAACAAAG TGCTTTGCAGTGCGATCTCTGGGATGGGTGGAAATGGCTGAGGACGACTTGGCTCCTGGAAAGAGCAGCGTTGCTGTTAACAACTGCATCCGACAGCTTTCCTACTGCAAGAATGACATCCGAGACACTGTCGGCATCTGGGGAGAG ggGAAGGACATGTACCTGGTGCTGGAGAATAATATGTTGAACCTGGTCGACCCCCTGGACCGCAGTGTGCTTCACTCTCAACCAATCGCAAGTATCCGGGTCTGGGGTGTTGGCCGGGACAATGGCAG agagag GGACTTTGCATATGTGGCGCGGGATAAAAACACCAGGATCCTGAAATGTCATGTGTTCCGCTGTGACACGCCAGCCAAAGCCATCGCCACCAGCCTGCATGAGATCTGCTCTCGG ATAATGACTGAGCGAAAGAATGCCAAAGCGATGGCGGGCTCTCTCCACGACAGGATGCAGGCAGGACTCGATCTCCCTTTACAAG CAGAGTTCCCCACACCAAAGACGGAGCTGGTTCAGAAGTTTCAGGTGCTCTACCTCGGGATGCTGCCGGTGGCCAGACCAATAG GCATGGACATACTGAACGGAGCTATAGACAGTCTGATGGGGTCCTCCAACAGAGAGGACTGGACTCCGGTCGCCCTCAACGTAGCAGACGCTACTGTCACCATCAGCAAAGCGAAG GACGAAGGAGAAGTGCTGGTGGAGTGTCGTGTTCGATTCCTGTCTTTCATGGGCGTCGGGCGGAATGTGCACACGTTTGCCTTCGTCATGGACGCTGGCAGCCATCGCTTTGACTGTCACGTCTTCTGGTGTGAGCCCAACGCTGGGAATGTGTCGGAGGCTGTACAGGCCGCTTGTATG CTGCGTTATCAGAAGTGTTTGGTGGCTCGACCCCCCACCCAGAAGGCCTGCGGCTCGTCGCCCCCCGGCGACTCGGTGTCCCGTCGGGTCTCGACCAGCGTGAAGAGAGGCGTCCTGTCTCTCATCGACACCCTCAAACAAAAGAGACCCGTCACAGAGTTGCCTCAGTGA